A genomic window from Vigna radiata var. radiata cultivar VC1973A chromosome 2, Vradiata_ver6, whole genome shotgun sequence includes:
- the LOC111240899 gene encoding uncharacterized protein LOC111240899 encodes MKDRYLRGILLRMKAELERDTSRHREKEDGGRQSSGTAAVAVDVEERNEDRDKIDDTAVLEFLKKASNQDDIQEKGMDKQQRWLEQEAKECQALASSRKV; translated from the exons ATGAAAGACAGATATCTGCGTGGCATTTTGCTGAGGATGAAGGCAGAGTTAGAGAGAGATACTTCCAGACACAGAGAGAAGGAAGACGGTGGCCGGCAGAGCTCCGGCACGGCGGCGGTTGCCGTCGACGTAGAAGAGAGAAATGAAGATCGTGACAAG ATTGACGACACAGCCGTTCTTGAATTCCTCAAGAAAGCATCGAACCAGGATGATATTCAAG aaaaaggaatggacAAGCAGCAGAGGTGGCTGGAGCAGGAAGCAAAGGAGTGTCAGGCTTTAGCCTCCTCACGCAAGGTGTAG
- the LOC106778015 gene encoding uncharacterized protein LOC106778015, with product MANSASPATYIEDTPPRVPSALTIAAIDTNVTVLEFIKNTCNQDVLASSESQSAAITLQERKQHIDLILIEVDMPIMNGYEFIEFLKKEQINVPLIMMSSDDSMSSRLRAIKHGACDYWIKPFHEFHLKNKLTRLFQKKCICADKLQKDTGCLEDHNKRRGISDNSELASSMVHGSNSMSEESDDVDESSNPPPTKKPRVVWDKKLNDSFLNAVEILGVDNAVPKKILEIMNEPRLERSHVASHLQKHRNSLKKGKQKGKSCDPETQIQQQQPQQNDMFLISGRQIEQQQSQQNDMSWNTEPRMCAVERIHWQPCSATTRTGNMVEEALANIQLADNFHAEATLAHDQPLESFPNIASYQNFQLETLDDASLWELFFPSYTEQVDDPIMHQINNMNVQQQNDMSFISERQLQKQPQQHDTSLVSERQIEQQQSQQKDMSLPRTSALQPCSATAMTNFHPGFTGNIEEEALAHGHPLAAFPNVSITENSSEEQSNPNRQLANNFNAEQVLAHDLPLATFPNIASNQNSQLGPLDYAYIYGLLYPSDIPLVDNPTMLQTDNMQQSMHHNQMYPLNFQPSSTIISGNPAFASQNYNFGMNMGHGSQSIRDGNSIGEGILDQYSTKGSIYPPQFQNGAVRRSAARDFRSQNPNVDDKFYQK from the exons ATGGCTAACTCTGCTTCTCCTGCAACTTACATTGAAGACACACCTCCTCGAGTCCCGTCAGCTCTTACTATCGCTGCCATTGACACTAACGTAACCGTTCTTGAATTCATCAAGAACACATGCAACCAGGATG TTCTGGCGTCCTCTGAATCTCAAAGTGCTGCGATTACATTACAAGAAAGGAAACAGCATATTGATTTGATACTCATAGAGGTTGATATGCCAATCATGAACGGCTACGAATTTATAGAATTTCTCAAGAAAGAACAAATTAATGTTCCTCTCATAA TGATGTCTTCGGATGATAGTATGTCTTCCAGATTGAGGGCGATTAAACATGGAGCTTGTGATTATTGGATTAAACCTTTCCATGAGTTTCATTTGAAGAATAAGTTGACACGTCTATTTCAGAAGAAGTGCATCTGTGCAGATAAGCTGCAAAAGGATACTGGTTGCTTGGAAGATCATAATAAAAGAAGAGGAATAAGTGATAATTCTGAACTGGCTTCGTCTATGGTTCATGGGAGCAATAGCATGTCTGAAGAAAGCGATGATGTTGATGAATCAAGTAATCCACCTCCCACCAAGAAGCCTCGTGTTGTATGGGATAAAAAACTGAATGATTCATTTCTCAACGCCGTGGAAATACTTGGAGTTGATA ATGCTGTGCCGAAGAAAATTCTTGAAATCATGAATGAACCTCGTTTAGAAAGATCACATGTTGCTAGTCATTTGcag AAACACagaaattctttaaaaaaggGCAAACAGAAGGGCAAGTCATGCGATCCAGAGACACAGATACAGCAGCAACAACCGCAACAGAATGACATGTTTCTCATTTCAGGGAGACAGATAGAGCAACAACAATCGCAACAGAATGACATGTCATGGAACACGGAACCAAGGATGTGCGCAGTTGAAAGAATTCACTGGCAACCTTGTTCTGCTACTACAAGGACAGGTAACATGGTAGAGGAAGCTTTGGCAAATATACAATTGGCTGACAATTTTCATGCAGAGGCAACCTTGGCACATGATCAGCCTTTAGAAAGCTTTCCTAACATTGCCAGTTACCAGAATTTTCAACTGGAAACTCTAGATGATGCTTCTCTATGGGAATTATTTTTTCCATCTTATACAGAGCAAGTTGACGATCCCATCATGCATCagataaataatatgaatgtaCAGCAACAAAATGACATGTCATTCATCTCAGAGAGACAGCTACAAAAACAACCGCAACAGCATGACACGTCTCTCGTTTCAGAGAGACAAATAGAGCAACAACAATCGCAACAGAAGGACATGTCATTGCCAAGGACGTCTGCATTGCAACCTTGTTCTGCTACTGCAATGACAAATTTTCATCCTGGTTTTACAGGTAACATAGAAGAGGAAGCTTTGGCACATGGTCATCCTTTAGCAGCCTTTCCTAACGTTTCCATTACCGAGAATTCTTCAGAAGAACAATCAAATCCAAATAGACAACTGGCTAACAATTTTAATGCAGAGCAAGTTTTGGCACATGATCTTCCTTTAGCAACCTTTCCTAACATTGCCAGTAACCAAAATTCTCAACTGGGACCTCTAGATTATGCTTATATATATGGATTACTTTATCCATCTGATATACCGCTAGTTGACAATCCCACTATGCTACAGACAGATAATATGCAGCAGTCGATGCATCATAATCAAATGTATCCACTGAACTTTCAGCCATCTTCCACGATAATTTCTGGAAATCCAGCTTTTGCCTCCCAGAATTACAACTTTGGTATGAACATGGGTCATGGTTCTCAATCAATACGAGATGGAAATAGCATAGGTGAAGGAATTCTTGATCAATATAGCACTAAAGGTTCCATTTATCCTCCACAGTTTCAAAATGGTGCTGTCAGACGTTCTGCTGCAAGAGATTTTAGGAGCCAAAATCCCAATGTTGATGATAAATTCTATCAGAAATGA
- the LOC106778025 gene encoding endoglucanase 8, producing the protein MGFPQRLRLVFMLLLMWCVNVRGLQHNYGEALSKSILFFEGQRSGKLPPTQRMTWRKDSALHDLYLLPPHATTIFPFPQKVDLVGGYYDAGDNVKFNFPMAFSTTMLAWSVIEFGKFMGPDLKHALDAIRWGTEYFLKATSIPGIVFAQVGDPYADHNCWERPEDMDTLRTAYAVSRDHPGSEVSAEIAAALAASSIVFRKYHIGYSARLLQRAIMVFDFADKYRGSYNDSLGPWVCPFYCDFGGYQDELVWGAAWLLKATKRPYYFDYIDQNIHNLKSFAEFGWDTKDAGINVLLSKLLINSSSNSNPFTFNADKFVCSVLPESPSVSVKYSPGGLLFKPGGSNLQHTTAISFLFLVYAGYLKKTNKEIDCGGNVFASRTRLRQIARGQVDYILGSNPLNMSYMVGYGAKYPEKIHHRASSLPSVDDYPPRIGCKEGSFYFESQNPNPNLLSGAVVGGPYPNDSYADSRTDFVHSEPTTYVNAPLVGVLAYFNAHSF; encoded by the exons ATGGGTTTTCCGCAAAGGTTAAGGTTAGTGTTCATGCTGTTGTTGATGTGGTGTGTAAATGTAAGAGGTTTGCAGCATAATTATGGAGAGGCCTTGTCAAAGAGCATATTATTCTTTGAAGGGCAGAGATCAGGGAAGCTCCCACCAACACAGAGGATGACTTGGAGGAAGGATTCTGCACTTCATGATCTCTATCTTCTCCCTCCACATGCTACTACAATATTTCCTTTCCCTCAAAAA GTTGACTTGGTTGGGGGATACTACGATGCTGGTGACAACGTGAAATTCAACTTTCCAATGGCATTTTCAACGACGATGCTGGCGTGGAGTGTAATAGAGTTCGGAAAATTCATGGGTCCAGATCTTAAACACGCGCTGGACGCTATTCGTTGGGGTACGGAGTATTTTCTGAAAGCCACAAGCATCCCTGGAATAGTGTTTGCACAAGTTGGTGACCCTTATGCTGATCATAACTGCTGGGAGAGACCTGAAGACATGGACACCCTCAGAACAGCCTACGCCGTTAGCAGGGACCACCCTGGCTCTGAAGTCTCTGCAGAGATTGCAGCAGCACTTGCAGCTTCTTCTATTGTCTTCAGGAAATATCACATTGGTTATTCTGCAAGGCTTCTGCAAAGGGCCATAAtg GTTTTCGACTTTGCCGATAAATACAGAGGATCATACAACGACAGCCTCGGACCGTGGGTGTGTCCATTCTATTGTGATTTTGGTGGCTACCAG GACGAATTGGTGTGGGGAGCAGCATGGTTGTTGAAGGCTACTAAGCGCCCTTATTACTTTGATTACATTGATCAAAACATTCATAATCTGAAAAGCTTCGCTGAATTTGGATGGGACACAAAGGACGCTGGCATCAACGTGCTCCTTTCAAAG CTTCTAATCAATAGCAGCTCAAATTCTAACCCTTTCACATTCAATGCGGACAAGTTTGTCTGTAGTGTGCTGCCTGAATCACCTTCGGTATCAGTCAAATACTCTCCAG GTGGGCTTCTGTTCAAGCCTGGGGGAAGTAACTTACAGCATACAACAGCAATCTCATTCCTGTTTCTGGTTTATGCTGGCTATTTGAAGAAGACAAATAAAGAGATTGACTGTGGTGGTAACGTTTTTGCTTCTCGAACCCGACTTAGACAAATAGCAAGAGGCCAG GTGGATTACATACTAGGAAGCAATCCACTGAATATGTCATACATGGTAGGATATGGAGCGAAATACCCTGAAAAAATACATCATCGTGCGTCGTCGTTGCCATCAGTGGATGATTATCCTCCTCGTATTGGTTGCAAAGAAGGATCTTTTTACTTTGAAAGCCAAAATCCAAACCCCAATTTGCTCTCAGGAGCTGTCGTGGGAGGACCTTATCCTAACGATTCGTACGCAGATTCTCGAACAGATTTTGTACACTCTGAACCGACAACATACGTAAATGCACCCCTTGTCGGTGTTTTGGCTTACTTCAATGCACATTCATTCTAA
- the LOC106755685 gene encoding NAC domain-containing protein 7, with the protein MDSFTHVPPGFRFHPTDEELVDYYLRKKVASRRIDLDVIKDVDLYKIEPWDLQEICRIGTEEQNEWYFFSHKDKKYPTGTRTNRATAAGFWKATGRDKAIYSKHELIGMRKTLVFYKGRAPNGQKSDWIMHEYRLETEENGTPQEEGWVVCRVFKKRVTTMRKVNEHESPSWYDEQVSFIQDMDSPKQTSQSNLVYQLPYHCKKELDVPYQMPRDHFLPLLESPNPMAPYLLDHVNHSTTLLPSLLIQEEHVIGQQINLQTTYGKSNRNDQVTDWRVLDKFVASQLSQDGSKDNAYSNTTASIFHGNDSGNCNVQFRHFDKHEMVVPPENASTSNSSCPIALWK; encoded by the exons ATGGATAGTTTCACTCATGTTCCCCCCGGTTTTAGGTTTCATCCAACGGATGAAGAGCTTGTTGATTACTACCTTAGGAAGAAAGTGGCTTCAAGGAGGATTGATCTGGATGTCATAAAAGATGTTGACCTCTACAAAATTGAGCCATGGGATCTTCAAG AGATTTGCAGAATAGGAACGGAAGAGCAAAACGAATGGTACTTCTTTAGCCACAAAGACAAGAAGTATCCAACTGGAACTCGCACAAATAGAGCAACTGCAGCTGGGTTTTGGAAAGCGACAGGAAGAGACAAGGCAATCTATTCCAAACATGAACTGATAGGCATGAGGAAAACCTTAGTCTTTTATAAAGGTCGAGCACCAAATGGACAAAAGTCAGATTGGATAATGCATGAATATCGGCTTGAAACAGAAGAAAATGGCACTCCACAG GAAGAAGGTTGGGTTGTGTGTAGAGTATTCAAGAAGAGAGTAACAACAATGCGTAAAGTGAATGAGCACGAGTCTCCCAGTTGGTATGATGAGCAAGTATCTTTCATTCAAGACATGGACTCACCGAAGCAGACCTCTCAATCTAATCTGGTCTACCAGCTTCCCTATCATTGCAAGAAAGAGCTAGATGTGCCCTACCAGATGCCTCGTGACCACTTCCTTCCACTTCTGGAGAGCCCAAATCCCATGGCACCATATCTTCTAGATCATGTGAACCACTCCACCACTCTGCTTCCCTCGTTACTCATACAAGAAGAACATGTTATAGGTCAGCAAATAAACCTTCAGACAACCTACGGCAAAAGCAACCGCAATGATCAAGTAACTGATTGGCGAGTGCTTGACAAGTTCGTTGCTTCACAACTCAGTCAAGATGGATCCAAAGACAATGCCTACTCAAACACCACAGCCAGTATCTTTCACGGCAATGACAGTGGCAATTGCAATGTACAGTTCAGACATTTCGACAAACATGAGATGGTGGTGCCTCCAGAAAATGCCTCAACATCAAACTCCAGCTGCCCAATTGCATTATGGAAATAG
- the LOC106756238 gene encoding agamous-like MADS-box protein AGL12, with the protein MARGKVQLKRIENSVHRQVTFCKRRAGLLKKAKELSVLCDAEIGLFIFSAHGKLYELATKGTMQDLIERYTKFTRAAHPETSPEPLPLDAKEESNLLKQEIQTLQKSIRYLFGGGNKTSTIDELQVLEKNLETWIYHIRSMKTNIMLQEIEALKDKEGTLKAANKYLHDKIVENAAIHNFAQFPTDVPYPLIIQDGTFQHY; encoded by the exons ATGGCTCGTGGAAAGGTTCAGCTTAAGAGAATTGAGAACTCAGTGCACAGACAAGTGACCTTCTGCAAGCGTCGAGCTGGGCTTCTTAAGAAGGCTAAGGAGCTCTCTGTGCTGTGCGATGCTGAAATTggtcttttcattttctccgCCCATGGAAAGCTCTATGAACTAGCCACCAAAGg AACCATGCAAGACCTGATCGAGAGGTACACCAAGTTCACGCGAGCGGCTCATCCTGAAACATCACCCGAACCACTTCCTCTA GATGCAAAAGAGGAATCTAACTTGCTAAAACAAGAAATCCAAACACTGCAAAAGAGTATCAG GTATTTGTTTGGAGGTGGAAACAAGACCTCAACAATCGATGAACTACAAGTGTTGGAGAAGAATCTGGAAACTTGGATATATCATATTCGCTCAATGAAg ACCAACATCATGTTACAAGAAATTGAAGCATTGAAAGATAAG GAGGGAACACTTAAAGCAGCAAATAAATATCTCCATGATAAG ATTGTAGAGAATGCTGCAATTCATAACTTTGCTCAATTTCCGACCGATGTTCCATACCCACTAATTATACAAGATGGAACTTTTCAACACTACTAA
- the LOC106778032 gene encoding beta-fructofuranosidase, soluble isoenzyme I: MNTDPKTPLLSPPSSLTRKNEGRTQKGVLIFIVSIVFLMSLAALVISLHSHNIQPLLSIIERPLTIEIDLRSLPDSSSLPLQPRGIAEGVSAKSNPYLWQIGSYNWTNAMLSWQRTAFHFQPQKNWMNDPNGPLLYKGWYHLFYQYNPDSALFANITWGHAVSRDLIHWFYLPIAMLRDSWYDINGVWSGSATLLPDGKIVMLYTGSTHQNVQVQNLAYPANLSDPLLIHWVKYADNPLLEPPPGIGPKDFRDPTTAWIGPDGKWRIAIGSKVNQTGLSLVYKTQDFIHYELNDQYMHEVPGTGMWECVDFYPVSINGSDGLDTSANGPDVKHVLKSSLDDTRGDHYAIGTYFNENDTWVPDNPDEDVGIGLKLDYGRFYASKTFYDQDKKRRVLWGWINESDSETADLKKGWASLQSIPRTVVFDNKTRAHLLQWPVEEIESLRLNSYEFEEVVVKPGSVLPLDIGPATQLDIFAEFEIEYLVSKETEKKENVGCGNGAFDRSSLGPFGILALADDQLSELTPIYFHLSSTTTSLTSSFCVDETRSSKAPDVSKLVFGSEVPVVSDERLSMRILVDHSVIESFAQGGRTVISSRVYPTKAIYEAARLFVFNNATDMNIKASLKIWQLNSAFIRPFPFDKKL; this comes from the exons ATGAACACTGATCCAAAAACTCCATTGCTGAGTCCTCCAAGTTCTCTAACAAGGAAAAATGAGGGAAGAACACAAAAGGGTGTCCTTATTTTCATTGTTTCCATCGTTTTTCTCATGTCATTGGCTGCACTTGTCATAAGCCTCCATAGCCATAACATCCAACCTTTACTAAGTATTATCGAGAGGCCTCTCACGATCGAGATCGACTTAAGGTCTCTACCCGATAGCAGCTCCCTCCCATTACAGCCTCGAGGTATTGCAGAAGGTGTTTCAGCAAAGTCAAATCCATATCTATGGCAGATAGGTTCGTATAACTGGACAAACGCCATGTTATCGTGGCAAAGAACAGCTTTTCATTTTCAACCTCAAAAGAACTGGATGAACG ATCCTAACG GTCCATTGTTATACAAGGGGTGGTACCATTTGTTTTACCAATACAATCCTGATTCAGCTCTGTTTGCAAACATAACGTGGGGCCACGCCGTATCAAGGGACTTGATTCACTGGTTCTACCTTCCCATTGCGATGCTTCGAGATTCCTGGTACGATATCAATGGTGTATGGTCAGGATCGGCCACTCTTTTGCCAGATGGCAAAATCGTCATGCTCTACACCGGTAGCACCCATCAGAACGTGCAAGTCCAAAATCTTGCGTACCCCGCCAACCTATCTGATCCGCTTCTCATTCATTGGGTCAAGTACGCTGATAACCCGCTCTTGGAGCCTCCACCGGGAATTGGGCCAAAGGATTTTCGTGACCCAACCACTGCGTGGATTGGGCCTGATGGCAAATGGAGGATCGCTATTGGGTCAAAGGTCAACCAGACAGGTCTTTCGTTGGTGTATAAAACCCAGGATTTTATCCACTACGAACTCAATGATCAGTACATGCATGAAGTCCCGGGTACGGGTATGTGGGAGTGCGTGGACTTTTACCCGGTTTCGATAAATGGGTCTGATGGGTTGGATACATCTGCAAATGGGCCAGATGTGAAACATGTGTTGAAGTCTAGTTTGGATGACACTAGGGGGGATCATTATGCTATTGGGACCTACTTCAATGAAAATGATACGTGGGTGCCCGATAACCCGGATGAGGATGTGGGTATCGGGTTGAAGTTGGACTACGGGAGATTCTATGCGTCAAAGACGTTTTATGACCAAGACAAAAAGAGAAGGGTCCTGTGGGGTTGGATCAACGAATCAGACAGCGAAACCGCTGACTTGAAAAAGGGTTGGGCATCTCTTCAG AGTATTCCAAGAACAGTGGTGTTTGACAATAAAACTAGAGCTCATTTGCTTCAGTGGCCAGTGGAAGAAATAGAGAGCTTAAGGCTTAATAGTTATGAATTTGAAGAAGTCGTGGTTAAGCCGGGCTCAGTTCTGCCATTGGACATAGGTCCTGCCACACAG TTGGACATATTCGCTGAATTTGAAATCGAATATTTAGTATCCAAAGAGAccgagaagaaggaaaatgtaGGGTGTGGAAATGGAGCTTTTGACAGAAGTAGTCTGGGACCATTTGGCATTCTGGCTCTTGCAGATGACCAACTTTCTGAGCTAACACCAATTTATTTCCATCTTTCTAGTACTACCACCAGTTTAACATCTTCCTTCTGTGTTGATGAAACCAG GTCTTCAAAGGCTCCTGATGTTTCAAAGCTCGTATTTGGAAGCGAAGTTCCAGTTGTCAGTGATGAAAGATTATCAATGAGGATATTG GTGGACCATTCAGTCATTGAGAGCTTTGCTCAGGGAGGGAGAACTGTGATATCGTCTAGAGTTTATCCAACAAAAGCAATTTACGAAGCTGCAAGATTGTTTGTGTTCAACAACGCAACAGACATGAACATCAAGGCCTCACTCAAGATTTGGCAATTGAACTCAGCTTTTATACGTCCCTTTCCCTTTGACAAGAAGTTGTGA